ACTTCTTGCCACATGGTGTGAACACTACACTTGCAAGAGAACCCCAGCACATCTTTTGTGGTGGTCTTGCACTGTAACATGGTCTCCTGCTTCTGACTCCTGTTCAGGCCAGCATAGCCTCAGCTGCCTTCACCCACTGCCTTCGTCTGGGGTCAGCATCCTTACTTGCTACAGCTCCCTCcatgctgcagagcttccaCAAGGCTCTTTGGTTATGCCTTAAGCATTTGGGGTTCTGAATGAGGTTTGGGTAGCTTATGGCAGAAgagatcctgctctgctcccaccaGTAGCAGTCATTGAGGGGACAGTGTAACATTATGTCAGCTGAAATGGTCTATAGAGACCAGAACAGTGTGAAGACCTCTGCATAGGGAGACTGTTCCTTCCAAGAGCTGCCCATGCAGAGTGTGCTATATTTGCATGGTTATGGGGCTGAtgaatgctttctgctttgatGTTCACCAGGTATGTAGAGCTTCTAGTGTTGTAATTGCAGAGGTCATCCAGGATTTTGGGATGTTGTGGTAGGTACTGGCTCCTCATATGATGGCCTCAGGCCAATGTACAGGTAGGAGTCAGTGATGTCCATCCTGTCACTGGAAAGATGATGTTACTGGTGTCACTGGCAAAAATTCCAAAGTTAACCCAAATTGAGGATGACACTGGGGCCTGGCCAGCCCTGGGATACAGGCCTTTGGTAAGTCAGATAATGGCAAGAGAGGACCTCCACCCCACCGCAGGAGGAGAAAGGCTCTCTGTGTGAGGATCTTACAGAGACGTAGAAGAGCCAGCCTTCTGCCACCCACAGGAGAGAAGAACACAGGAAGACCAGCAGACCCAAAATGTGTTGAGAGAGAAGATGTTCCATTCATTCCTgtctttggaagaagttcttggtgCGCAGCTGGGGAGTCAGAGACACAGCAGCTATGCCAAGTGGCTCCTATTTTGCCCCACGTGACATCTCCTTATCAAAACTGTGAGGTTCAGCAAAGTTTTCAGGCAGTCACACTTGGCTGCTTCcaaccatctttttttttttttttttttttcctaacacagTGGCTCAGCAAGGTCAGGGTGAAGTTGCCCAGGAACGGAAAACAAAATTCTTTCTGGGCTTTAGGAAAACAAGATGTTTACCAGGAGGAGTGCGATAAAGGCCTTCAAACTGAAGATAGGAATACAAGTTGCAGCAAAATGTCAAGCTGGGCAGCCTCAGACAGATGAAAATCATGGTGTGTTTCAGCTTTACAGTGCTACTCACATTTTGGCAAATCAGAAATGCCTTTCAGAAAGACAGATGGGTACTGGTCTGTATGCTTAAACTGCAGCATGGTGGGGCACCATACAGCCCACCATGGGACCACCATCCAGGTGAAACAGCCTGCCAACaaagagggaagaggagctTACGAGCTGTAGGCAGCAGGCTACACCCAGAGGACTACCTCTGCACAAGTGGCTGCGTTCTCCCTCATCATTAGAGAGacaaagaactactggagaaagtccagtaGAAGCTATGAAGGTGATGAGGAGACTGGGACATCTCTCTgacagaaaggctgagagacctgggcctgtttagcctggaaaagagaagactgagagaggatcttgtCAATTCTTATGAATATCTAAATGGTGTGATTCAAGAGGTTGGGGCCACACTCTTcccagtggtggccagtgataggacagggtGCAACAAGCATAAATTagaacacaagaggttccacctgaacatgaggaaaatctttgctgtgagggtggcagaacaataaagcaggctgtccagagaggttgtggagtctccttctctggagagactgcaaacctgcttcagcagggggaTTGACCTAGATGAtccccaaaggtcccttccagccccttgccATTGTGTGATATGATTCAGTAAcaaaagaagcacagaaacCAAAGAGACCAGGAAAATGTGGGCTTTATTACTCACAGGGAAGGAGCTGGCCAAACGCACTCTGCAATACTTATCAGagtttgtcaggcaggagtcaaagcagaaaaggaaaagaaggtggGGGTGGTGAAATCAGAAAATTAGAATAGAATGTGCTTGTGGAATTCATTATCCTGGTGGTCATATTCCAGAGGAGTATTCAAAACTTCTGgtatttctgcttctgctggttTCAGCACCTCCTCTTCACCTATGTAAGAGAGAGATCATTTCATGCTGGTGGAGTCTCATGTGTTAACCCTTCATGCTGTGCTAAAGCCCTCATGGCCAGGTTGTTGTGATGTTAAGTAGCTGATGGTGGCCTGCTTGCTTTCCAAAGGACATAGCAATCTCAAGAGGTTgtaggagggaaagggagaaggttAAGCCCACGTGGTTAAAGGCAGGAAGCAAATAAGTGCAGTCCTGATGCTTTCCCATTTCAAGATCTGAAATGTGCCTCAACCAGCATCAGTTTCCAATCCAAGATGGTTGTTTTCCGTGGCATGAGGACTTTGCACACCTTGCAGCAagaagcctcttcttctcccctggcacagacaTTTCTGGAAATACACTATCTGGGGTCAGAGGATGCTCACATCTTCTGAAGTAGGTCCTGGGTTTTCCTGGTTTTGAAGCATCCTGCGTGCTCAGCCCACTTAGAATAAATGTGCTGTCCTCCTCCCAAGCCTACTGGCCCAAGTTGTGTTAGCTGTAAATGAGTTTCCTAAGCCCAGATACCAGACTGCCGTTCAGACCAGCTTTGTGCCCATTTTGCCCCAGTCCTGGCAAGTTTCAAAGGAGTAGTCAACTGCAGGCATCCATGCCTTGCCCTAGTGCCTGGTATTCCtttctctctgccctggtgtcAACCCCAAACCCAGGTGGGTTGTGAACAGAGCACCTATGGGCTTTGGCACTCCCTGGCCACCTCTGGTCTCAAGAGACTACATCTCCTCTCCATAGCAGGTCTGCCCTATCCTGGCTCTCAGCAGATCTGCAGAGATGTCTTAGGACAAGGGGCTATTTAGGACAGGAACCACAGAAGCCACGGCAACAACCCTGAGAGCAGTGAGCTTTTTATCACTCCCCATGATGTGGAGAATGGTATTTTCCCTCACAGCCCAAACAACTACCATACCTTTTCACAGCTACCCAAGTTATGTTTGATGGGGTAGGTACCCTTCCCCTAGTGGTGCCACAGGCTGGCTTGAGTACTCACGGGGCCAGGAGGTATCTGGCAGCTCACCCACAGGATCCTGGTTCCTGGctgccagcttctcctccaccactcTTGGTTGCATCCCACTGTCCAGGTCGTGGATAGTCAACATGGGCAGCTGTTCTTGATGCACTGGCTCAGGTggtgctgcctcagcctccttctgtgGGTGGGGCTGTGGTTCTGGCTCTGGTTCTGGCTCCAGGTTGGGCTCTACCACCATCTGGTGGCCCCGtcctctcctggctcctctgcctctcctctgtcGTTTGTTCTTCTCTTGCTCCCTGCCAGGGGTTTTCACAGGAATGAAGAATTTGGTGTATGGTAGGTGATTTCTCCAACCATGCTGTGGTTGAGGATTGCTTGCCACCCTACACACCACCTATGTTATCTTATCACCTGCCCATCTCTGCCCCACAACATGTGCCTAGACCTTCAGCAGCTACCCAGTGCAGGTCACTTTTCCTTACTGAAGACTGATGAAACCTAACTTGGCTCTGTCCTTGTGTGAATATGGAGGGGCTGGACTCAGGTTAAGTGCACCAAGATgactccacagcagcagcaagatttACCTCAAATCCCACTGAACTGAGTCTTTCTCGTGTGCTTCTACTTTTCTTTTCCGGAGAAGCTCCCGGTCTCTCAAGCGGTGTGTGATGATGACATCTACAAGGACAAACTGAGTGTCAGTGTGACAACCTAGCCTAGAGACAGTttgctctctccctgcctgaTGACAAATAACTGATGCAAGAGGCCATGATCTTTTTGTCGTGAGACAGGTCTTATTATGAAAGAACTTGGGTTCTCCCAGCTCATCCTCAGTGAGTAGGGATGTGGTAACACATCACTCAAAGCTCCTGGGCTTCTGCACTGAAAGTTACTCCAAGTTTCTCTTTGCACTTTTCTTCCTGTTGCTGCAGCCTTGGAGTGACTCTTGTCCAACCTACTCACCACTGTGGGGTCCTGGGGCCTGATGGAAGCATGGGGCAAGATCCCCGTGTTGTGAGGATACGGTGAAGTACCTTGGCCAGAAGTCATTAGGGGCTGCAAGATAATTATTCATGTTTGCACCGTTGTTACCCTTTTCCACAGACTGCTGCAGCTGGTCACCACTGACATTAAGATGCTCATCTAACTGGCTTATGAAGGAgaaagcccagccctgcagagcaacCAGCCCTACAATGGAGGAACAGGTTCATGGAGATGAGGGAATGGTCAAGTGGGCAAAGGATTTTCTGTAGAAAAATGCTCATGTGCAATAGGTTGAGACCCTCTAGGGCATTGTGACCCAATCAGAGACCAGAACAGGGCTAGTGAGTACTTCTGGGTCTGAGGAGATGGGTCTGCAGCTGTGAAGAAGATCATGGTGGGGCTGGAGACAGGCTTCTGTGAAAAAGCTCCAATTCTGACTTTACCATTTGaggaatctcagaatcacagaatgttcgacgttggaggggacctccacaGAGGTCCTCCAAGTCCACTTTGTCTgtcaaagcagaatcacctagggcaggccacacaggaatgtatctaggcatgttttgaatgtctccagaggagaagatTGTGCAGGTGACCTACAGCCACCAGGAAAAAAGGGCACTCCCCAGATGCAGTTTGTTCTGTTCAATGACTTCTTAGGAAGAGGTGAGTTATGCCCATTTCACTGGCTCCAAAGGTCTACAAATCACCTCCTGAGGCAAAGACATCTCAGACATCTACACCTAGGTGAATGCATGCCTGAACTTCACTGAAGCcagcactgattttttttccagtatctCTTTGTCCTAACAGACATCTCTGATGATGTGGCAATAGGTCTTTTGGGTTCTGACCCAGCCAGCCCTGAGTTTTCTAGCTTGTGCTCCAAGCTGTGATAATAAAGACCTGGTTTAGATCAAGTAGCACAAGATTATGCCCTTGAGACAAAGGTCATCATAGAGGAGCAACACCACTTCCGCAGGGCTTAGAGTGGGAGGATGCTCTTCCCACACACAGACTAGGTCACAAAAGTGCTGATTTTCATAGTTTCAAGAAAACTCAtaataaaaaagcaaaaccatgaCCTGCTCTTTCCAGAGGTAACCAGACCCAGCTGCTTCCATGGAGAGCCTCAGCTCACACTAAAGTATTAGGGTCAAATCAGTGAAGGGTGGTCATTTTGTCATTCCCTGATCCAGCTGGGCTAGTTGGCAAGGTGAGAAGGACTTCAAAGGCTGAGCTGGAACTAGAGATTCTCTATCCCAGATGTCCGTTGAGTAACAGACAAGCAAGACAAAAAAATTCCAtaacagaagaaaagcaaaaccagcagcaggagctagCCTTTACCCAAAGTAGTTTTCTTTCACAAGACACTTgtaataattaataatagtCTTGCAGAAAGGTTTTCTGTTGATCCCTGTCTCACCAAAACAGGGCCAACTTTAAAATTACATCAATCTGTCCAGGAtcttgtccagagaggttgggaGTACCTCAAAGACAACTGCTCACTgtatttttctttgcctttctacTCAGTCATGTTTGCAGCATAGAcctcctgcttttctctttgcatTCCAAAAAAGAGTATGGTTCTCCCTTTTCTGGAATCCCTCTTAAGCCAAGGGTGGATGCAATGAGgtgtccctctcagccttctcctagCTGAACAAGCCAGTGTTTTCCTCTTCCTGTCCTTAAGTGTCATCTACTACAGACTTTAGCAGTCTTGGTGGCCCTGCACTGGGCTCATCCCAGCGTGCCTTTGCCTTACCTGTGCTGAATTGTCTAAACCTGGGCATGGTATTCCAAGTGCTGTCTAATGACAACAACAACTACTATCACAACCACAAGGCGAAAAGTCCTACTTTCTGTTACTGTTTTTCTGTTCTTTCGTTATTTTTTTGAATGGCAGTTACCTCCTTTGTTCTCAGAGCAGCAGTCATACAGGAGAAGACAGATGCTCTCAAAAAtaacacaaaacaacaacaaaaaacccaacaaaacaaaaaaaattctaaAGTGCCAATCTAAGTAGACCAAAGAGAAAGGGCACATCAGGATGTGGTACAGATGTGAAGGCCACATACAACAGCAGTGCCAGAGTCTCAGCTTTGGCAGAGGCATCTCAGCATGACCAGAGATGGAGTTAGCCTCTGAAACAAAAGATACTGCTCTTGGATGACCCAACGTCCAGTCAAGCAGATGCTCCCCAAACAGTAGGCTGTTGCCCAGTGTGAAGCAGTATCAGAAGCATCAGGGCACAACCATCAGGAGATGACTCTGCCATCCACATAGCAAGAGGCAGAAAGCTTCCTGGGAAAATGAGGGTACAAGTTGCAGTAGCAAGATCTGCCCAGGGCTTCAGTTTTCTGAACTATGTAACCTCTTGCACAGCCTTTTGCAAGCAAGGTCACTTTCTCTTTCTTCGaaaacatcctgtgagccataaaaatatttttagatGCTTGCAGTCGACCTCCtttccaaaccaccccaaacaaGTAATTTTGCACAGGTAGCAAACACCCTTCATTCATGTCTAACTGGTCCAAGAGACCACTTCCacatctgctgcagagctgtcaccTGCTAGTGCTAGGCAGGAAAGGTCACATCAAGACATCTGCATCCTGATGAAAAATCatttagcagaggacacagagctaCAGAGATGAAACTAAATAAGACAAAATCCTTCAAGGTAGAAGGACAGTGAGCCACTATTGCTAGGCTGCAAACAGATAGCATACTGATGCTGCCAGGGGACTTTTCCTGATTTGAAAAGCCTCTTTAGGTCatgcatgggaaaaaaaaaaaaccaacatttaAATTGGCAGCTAAATTTGCATCCTCCATCTCCCAAGCATAAATGGATAATTATtacccctcctcccccttctccccctttttttagGAGTGGTCTCATCATTACCTGGCACAGCATACTCTTTGCGAGCTGCAGACGGTGGCAGAGAAGAGTCTGAGTAAGGATGGTCTTTGCCTAAACTCTCCATTGCTCTGTGCAGTTTTGAATAGCAAGCAGCCTAGTTCCTTGGGAACAGCATCTGGAGGTACTGGTGCATCATAatgaaaggttaaaaaaaaaaaaaagtccagacTGCCCGCCCAAACCCTCTTATCTGGCCAGGCCACTAGTAGGGTTATAATATTCCTCTTATCAGAGTGCAAAGGTGTGCGAGTCTCTGCCCAGGATCTACTGTGTGGATTCCAAAAACATGTTAGTGCTTTTATACAGTACCTAACATCTTAGAAACTGCTGACAAACTGTGGCTCAAATGCCCTCCTTTATGGTAGAGAGAAGCTGCCATGGTGTGGCAGGATGTGCAGTACCCTGCTGATGGCTTCCAGAGATTCAGGGAGGTGTTCTTAGTCCTTGAGGACCCCTTATGAGGTCTCAAATTGGATGTAAGCGGTTTGAAAAGTGTTTGCACAGAACCCTAGCAGTCCTGGTGGGAAAGAACCTCCATGTCCATGCCAGCCCACCTTACAGCAGAACTGTCTGGTGTATGAGGTCATGTTCTAGCATCCCTGAGGACAGAGACTGACAAATTGATAAGACTCATGCAAGGGCTGCACCACCTTTCTGGGAAATTCAGAGAATAATTTGGCCCATTCCAGGACTCCAGCTAAAGGTCTCTGGATGTTGAGGCTTTCCAGTGACTCAAcataatggaatcatagaatcacttagtgtggaaaagacctttcctatcagtgagtccaaccactaacctaACACTACTCAATCTGATGCTAAATCATCTGCCACATGtcctttaaatacctccaggagtGATGattcaatcacttccctgggcagcctgttccacggCTTGACAGTCCTTTCAGGCAGGAAAttgttcctgatgtccagcctgaaccttccctagtggaacttgaggctgttgtgtctcatcctgtcacttgctaattgggagaagagactacctggctccaacctcctttcaatgagttgtagagagtgagaaggtctcccctcaggcacgtattccccaggctaaacaattcctgttccctcagctgctcctcatgaaacttgtgctctagacctttcaccagatttgttgcccttctctgggtgcAATCCATTCCCTTCTTTTTGGAATGAGGgcaccaaaactgaacccagtattcaaagTGTAGCCttaacagtgctgagtactgggAAGCAATTCCTGCTCTGGtccagctggccacactattcctgatgcaggccaggatgctgttggcttcttAGCCACCTGGCATATGCTGGCTCATCTATTGATCAAGCTGCCACCTTGTAGGTCCAGTGCACAGTGGATCAAGGCTATGAGCAAAGCACTTCCCTCATGAAGCAGGGTGTCAGTGGACAGCCTCAATTAAACTGGTGGGAAGACCTAGCTGGTTCTTTACCACCACACAGCAAGATATCCTTTAGTGGCTGCTTCTAGCTTCCTGTTGCCTATTTCAGCACACCTGTGTAGCATGCAGGCTTATGCAGCCTCTGTAGGACCGTCTTTGGGGTCAGtacagctgcagaggaagcttcTGGTTGATACAGTGGCTTCAATCCTGAGATCTTGGTCGCTGCTCTGTGGTCTGCATGTCAGGCCCTCAGGCCAGCCTGCCTCAGTTTACTGCATATGAGATGTGAGGTGAGGTGACAGCCCTAGCCTCCTCTGCAAACTGCCTTCAGGGTTTCTCATGCTGGGATAGCACAGAAAAGTTTAAGGTTATGCATGTGCTGAGCAATTCTGCTGGACCAAGGACTTTACTTTGGCTAGTTTCTAACATGCCCAACACCAAAGTATTCAGGATTCAGCTTCCACCATCACTTTTCATCATGAGACATTCAACTGCTTATGCTCTGGTGAAGTGCTTGTGCCCCTAAACCCTTTCTCCTGCAGTGAATTCTAGGTAGCTCCGAAGTTGATAGAAGGAACCAACAACATGGTTACACCTAGGCCCTCTGAGAACTACCTACCTTTCATGGCAGGGCTGATTCTTTGTGCAGTCCCAAAACTtgaagtggagcagagcagctcctcagggTTGTGCAGATCTGGTCTGCATCCAGTAGTTGttagggtttgtttggttgattcTTTTAATGTGCAGCTTTTGCTCTTTGCAAGTTCTATCTTTAAGTTCCTGGAAGCTCCAAAGTTTGAAACTTCATGCATGTTGATTTCTTAAGATGTGTAacctgggggggtgggggctgtggtcatctctgctgcttttctgcttaTCCCTTGAGTTAGACTTTGCTCTAGGGTTCCTCCCCAGTGTCCACTGCAGATTACATggtacctccagagaggtgggGCAGGTTTAAGAGCCCCAAAAGAAGCATCAGGGTGGTGGCAGCACAACAGATGTGGCAAGGCTCTGATATGGGATGGTGGGCCAGGAGCATGGATGGCATAAAGATATGTGAGGCTTGCAAGTCATTTAGAGTGGAGTTTCTTGTAGCTCACTCACAAATGAAAGCAAGGTGTCCATGTTCCAGCAATGTGTGATGCTGCACACCCCTGGGGTCACCCTGACTCATGCAGACATCTTGAAAACTGTATCTTGCAGGATGTTCTACCAGGCAAAGACagcttgaatactgggttcattTTTGGGCCCTTTGTTATCAGAAAGACATTAAGTGCTGgagaatgtccagagaagacttacaaagctggtgaaggatctagagaAAAAGTCTTACAAGGACTGGCAGAGTGGTTGTTTAGCTTAgaaagaaggaggctgaggggagaccttctcactggCTGCAACTCCCTGagtggaggttggagccaggtgggttttggtctcttctcccacacaacaAGCAATTGCGCAAGAGCAAAcaacctcaagttgcatcaggggagatttaggttggacacaaggaacaatttttcactgaaagaattgtcaagtcctggaacaggctgctcaggtca
Above is a window of Pogoniulus pusillus isolate bPogPus1 chromosome Z, bPogPus1.pri, whole genome shotgun sequence DNA encoding:
- the HEMGN gene encoding hemogen isoform X1: MESLGKDHPYSDSSLPPSAARKEYAVPDVIITHRLRDRELLRKRKVEAHEKDSVQWDLREQEKNKRQRRGRGARRGRGHQMVVEPNLEPEPEPEPQPHPQKEAEAAPPEPVHQEQLPMLTIHDLDSGMQPRVVEEKLAARNQDPVGELPDTSWPREEEVLKPAEAEIPEVLNTPLEYDHQDNEFHKHILF
- the HEMGN gene encoding hemogen isoform X2, giving the protein MESLGKDHPYSDSSLPPSAARKEYAVPDVIITHRLRDRELLRKRKVEAHEKDSVQWDLREQEKNKRQRRGRGARRGRGHQMVVEPNLEPEPEPEPQPHPQKEAEAAPPEPVHQEQLPMLTIHDLDSGMQPRVVEEKLAARNQDPVGEEEVLKPAEAEIPEVLNTPLEYDHQDNEFHKHILF